In one Pseudomonas sp. SCA2728.1_7 genomic region, the following are encoded:
- a CDS encoding DsbE family thiol:disulfide interchange protein — MRRWLMLVPLAIFLLVAVFLYRGLYLDPAELPSAMINKPFPEFSLPNVQGDKSLTKADILGKPALVNVWGTWCISCRVEHPVLNKLAERGVVIYGINYKDTNADALKWLAEFHNPYALDIRDDEGSLGLNLGVYGAPETFFIDAKGIIRDKYVGVIDEQVWREKLAAKYQALVDEAKP, encoded by the coding sequence ATGAGACGTTGGTTGATGCTGGTGCCACTGGCGATTTTCCTGCTGGTGGCGGTGTTTCTTTATCGCGGTCTGTACCTCGATCCGGCGGAACTGCCGTCGGCGATGATCAACAAGCCGTTCCCGGAGTTTTCCTTGCCCAATGTGCAGGGCGACAAGAGCCTGACCAAGGCTGACATCCTCGGCAAACCTGCGCTGGTCAACGTTTGGGGCACCTGGTGCATTTCCTGTCGGGTCGAGCATCCGGTGCTGAACAAACTCGCCGAGCGCGGTGTGGTGATCTACGGCATCAACTACAAGGACACCAACGCCGATGCCTTGAAATGGCTGGCCGAATTCCACAATCCGTATGCGCTGGATATTCGTGACGACGAAGGCTCTCTGGGCCTCAACCTCGGGGTTTACGGCGCGCCGGAAACCTTCTTCATCGACGCCAAGGGCATCATCCGCGACAAGTATGTCGGCGTGATCGACGAGCAGGTCTGGCGCGAAAAACTCGCTGCCAAGTATCAGGCGCTGGTCGATGAGGCCAAGCCATGA
- a CDS encoding heme lyase CcmF/NrfE family subunit, producing the protein MTSAIFIPELGHLAMILALCFALVQAVVPLVGAWRGDRFWMSLAQPAAWGQFAFLLFAFGILTYAFMTDDFSVAYVANNSNTALPWYYKFSAVWGAHEGSLLLWALILGGWTFAVSVFSRQLPQVMLARVLAVMGMISTGFLLFLILTSNPFKRILPQMPSNGADLNPLLQDIGLIVHPPMLYMGYVGFSVAFAFAIAALMGGRLDAAWARWSRPWTIVAWAFLGIGITLGSWWAYYELGWGGWWFWDPVENASFMPWLVGTALIHSLAVTEKRGVFKSWTVLLAIAAFSLSLLGTFLVRSGVLTSVHAFASDPERGVFILIFLLFVVGGSLTLFALRAPVVKSQVGFNLWSRETLLLGNNLVLVVAASMILLGTLYPLILDALSGAKMSVGPPYFNALFIPLMALLMMVMAVGVIVRWKDTPVKWLAGMLAPVLLGSVALAVVAGVAYGDFNWAVLATFLLAAWVLLAGARDIVDKTRHKGLIKGLPTLTRSYWGMQIAHLGIAVCALGVVLSSQNSAERDLRLAPGESMDLAGYHFVFEGAKHFEGPNFTSDKGTIRVIRDGKEISVLHPEKRLYTVQSSMMTEAGIDAGFTRDLYVALGEPLENGAWAVRVHVKPFVRWIWFGGLLTGFGGLLAALDRRYRVKVKAKVREALGMTGAAA; encoded by the coding sequence ATGACCTCGGCGATTTTTATTCCAGAACTCGGTCATCTGGCGATGATTCTGGCGCTGTGTTTTGCGCTGGTGCAGGCCGTGGTGCCATTGGTCGGTGCCTGGCGCGGCGACCGTTTCTGGATGAGTCTGGCCCAGCCAGCGGCGTGGGGGCAGTTTGCTTTTCTGCTGTTCGCGTTCGGCATTTTGACCTACGCGTTCATGACCGATGACTTCTCCGTCGCTTATGTCGCCAACAACTCCAACACCGCGTTGCCGTGGTATTACAAATTCAGCGCCGTGTGGGGTGCCCACGAAGGTTCGTTGCTGCTGTGGGCACTTATTCTCGGTGGCTGGACCTTCGCGGTGTCGGTGTTTTCCCGGCAGTTGCCGCAGGTGATGCTCGCCCGCGTGCTGGCGGTGATGGGCATGATCAGCACCGGTTTCCTGCTGTTCCTGATCCTCACGTCCAACCCGTTCAAACGCATCCTGCCGCAAATGCCGAGCAATGGCGCTGACCTCAATCCACTGTTGCAAGACATCGGCCTGATCGTTCACCCGCCGATGTTGTACATGGGTTACGTCGGCTTTTCGGTGGCGTTCGCCTTCGCCATCGCCGCGTTGATGGGCGGTCGCCTTGATGCCGCGTGGGCACGCTGGTCGCGTCCGTGGACCATCGTCGCCTGGGCCTTCCTCGGCATCGGCATCACCCTCGGTTCGTGGTGGGCTTATTACGAGCTCGGCTGGGGCGGCTGGTGGTTCTGGGACCCGGTGGAAAACGCTTCCTTCATGCCTTGGCTGGTCGGCACCGCGCTGATTCACTCGCTGGCGGTCACGGAAAAACGTGGCGTGTTCAAGAGCTGGACGGTGTTGCTAGCGATTGCCGCGTTTTCGTTGAGTTTGCTCGGTACTTTCCTGGTGCGTTCCGGCGTGCTGACCTCGGTGCACGCGTTTGCCTCGGACCCTGAGCGCGGCGTGTTCATCCTGATCTTCCTGCTGTTCGTGGTTGGCGGTTCGCTGACGTTGTTCGCCCTGCGCGCGCCAGTGGTCAAGAGTCAGGTCGGTTTCAACCTGTGGTCGCGGGAAACTCTGCTGCTGGGCAACAACCTGGTATTGGTGGTGGCGGCGTCGATGATCCTGCTCGGTACGCTCTATCCACTGATTCTCGATGCCCTGAGCGGCGCGAAAATGTCGGTCGGCCCGCCGTACTTCAACGCGCTGTTCATTCCGTTGATGGCGTTGCTGATGATGGTGATGGCGGTCGGTGTGATCGTGCGCTGGAAGGACACTCCGGTGAAATGGCTGGCCGGCATGCTAGCCCCGGTATTGCTCGGCAGCGTCGCGCTGGCGGTGGTTGCCGGTGTCGCTTACGGCGATTTCAACTGGGCAGTGCTCGCGACTTTCCTGCTCGCTGCATGGGTGTTGCTCGCCGGTGCGCGCGACATCGTCGACAAGACCCGCCACAAAGGCCTGATCAAAGGCCTGCCGACGTTGACCCGTAGCTATTGGGGCATGCAGATCGCTCACCTCGGCATCGCCGTGTGTGCGTTGGGCGTGGTGTTGTCGAGTCAGAACAGTGCTGAGCGCGACCTGCGTCTGGCGCCGGGCGAGTCGATGGACCTGGCCGGTTATCACTTCGTCTTCGAAGGCGCCAAGCACTTCGAAGGCCCGAACTTCACCTCCGACAAAGGCACCATTCGGGTGATCCGCGACGGCAAGGAAATCAGCGTGCTGCACCCGGAAAAACGTTTGTACACCGTGCAAAGTTCAATGATGACCGAAGCCGGTATCGACGCCGGTTTCACCCGTGACCTTTACGTCGCTCTCGGCGAACCGCTGGAAAATGGCGCCTGGGCCGTGCGCGTGCACGTCAAACCGTTCGTGCGCTGGATCTGGTTCGGCGGTTTGCTCACCGGTTTCGGTGGCTTGCTGGCAGCGCTGGATCGACGTTATCGGGTCAAGGTGAAAGCCAAGGTGCGTGAAGCGCTGGGCATGACGGGAGCGGCTGCATGA
- the ccmE gene encoding cytochrome c maturation protein CcmE, which translates to MNPLRKKRLIIILAILVGVGAAVGLALSALQQNINLFYTPTQIANGEAPQDTRIRAGGMVEKGSLQRSPDSLDVKFVVTDFNKSVTIAYRGILPDLFREGQGIVALGKLNADGVVVADEVLAKHDEKYMPPEVTKALKDSGQSAPTPAKEG; encoded by the coding sequence GTGAATCCGCTGCGCAAGAAACGTCTGATCATCATTCTGGCCATTCTGGTCGGGGTCGGCGCTGCCGTCGGCCTGGCCCTCAGCGCCCTGCAGCAGAACATCAATCTGTTCTACACCCCGACCCAGATCGCCAATGGCGAAGCCCCGCAAGACACGCGCATCCGCGCCGGCGGCATGGTCGAGAAGGGTTCGCTGCAACGCTCGCCGGATTCCCTCGACGTCAAATTCGTCGTCACCGACTTCAACAAATCCGTGACCATCGCCTATCGCGGCATCCTTCCGGATCTGTTCCGCGAAGGGCAGGGCATCGTCGCCCTCGGCAAGCTCAATGCTGACGGCGTGGTGGTGGCCGATGAAGTGCTGGCCAAGCACGACGAGAAGTACATGCCGCCGGAAGTGACCAAAGCCTTGAAAGACAGTGGTCAATCGGCACCAACACCTGCGAAGGAGGGTTGA
- the ccmD gene encoding heme exporter protein CcmD encodes MSFASFGDFLAMGHHGLYVWSAYGICLAVLILNVVAPIAARKRYLQQEARRLRRENGK; translated from the coding sequence ATGAGTTTTGCTTCATTCGGCGACTTCCTCGCCATGGGCCATCATGGCCTGTATGTCTGGTCGGCCTACGGCATCTGTCTGGCGGTGCTGATCCTCAACGTGGTGGCGCCGATCGCGGCCCGCAAGCGCTATCTGCAACAAGAGGCGCGTCGTCTGCGCCGGGAGAACGGCAAGTGA
- a CDS encoding heme ABC transporter permease: MNWTWFHKLGSPKWFYGISSKFLPWLSIAALLLIGVGVVWGLAFAPPDYQQGNSFRIIYIHVPAAMLAQSIYVMLAVCGVVGLVWKMKLADVALQCAAPIGAWMTAVALVTGAIWGKPTWGSWWVWDARLTSMLILLFLYFGVIALGNAISNRDSAAKACAVLAIVGVINIPIIKYSVEWWNTLHQGATFTLTEKPAMPAEMWLPLLLTVLGFYCFFGAVLLLRMRLEVLKREARASWVKEEVQHSLEAAR; encoded by the coding sequence ATGAACTGGACCTGGTTTCACAAGCTCGGCTCGCCCAAGTGGTTCTACGGCATCAGCAGCAAGTTTCTGCCGTGGTTGAGCATCGCAGCGTTGCTGCTGATTGGTGTCGGCGTCGTTTGGGGCCTGGCCTTCGCGCCGCCGGATTATCAGCAAGGCAACAGCTTTCGCATCATCTACATCCACGTACCTGCCGCGATGCTCGCTCAGTCGATCTACGTGATGCTGGCGGTGTGCGGTGTGGTCGGGCTGGTGTGGAAGATGAAACTGGCCGACGTCGCCCTGCAATGCGCCGCTCCGATTGGCGCGTGGATGACCGCTGTAGCGCTGGTCACCGGGGCGATCTGGGGCAAACCGACCTGGGGCTCATGGTGGGTCTGGGACGCGCGCCTGACCTCGATGCTGATTCTGCTGTTTCTGTATTTCGGCGTGATCGCGCTGGGCAATGCCATCAGCAACCGCGACAGCGCCGCCAAGGCCTGCGCGGTGCTGGCCATCGTTGGTGTGATCAACATCCCGATCATCAAATACTCGGTGGAGTGGTGGAACACCCTGCACCAGGGCGCGACCTTTACCCTCACGGAAAAACCGGCGATGCCGGCGGAAATGTGGCTGCCACTGCTGCTGACGGTGCTGGGTTTCTACTGCTTCTTCGGCGCCGTGCTGTTGCTGCGCATGCGCCTTGAAGTGCTCAAGCGTGAAGCTCGCGCCAGTTGGGTGAAAGAAGAAGTGCAGCACAGTCTGGAGGCCGCTCGATGA
- the ccmB gene encoding heme exporter protein CcmB, producing the protein MSVFGLLVARESRLLFRRPAELANPLIFFAIVIALFPLAVGPETQVLQNLSPGLVWVAALLSVLLSLDGLFRSDFEDGSLEQWVLSSHPLPLLVLAKVLAHWLFSGLALVLLSPLLALMLGLPAACLPVLLLSLLLGTPVLSLLGAVGAALTVGLKRGGLLLALLILPLYIPVLILGSGALQAALQGMPATGYLLWLGSLTALAITLTPFAIAAGLKISVGE; encoded by the coding sequence ATGAGTGTGTTCGGCCTGCTGGTTGCCCGTGAATCCCGACTGCTGTTTCGCCGCCCGGCGGAGCTGGCCAATCCGCTGATTTTCTTCGCCATCGTCATCGCATTATTCCCGCTGGCCGTCGGCCCGGAAACTCAGGTGTTGCAAAACCTGTCCCCCGGGTTAGTCTGGGTGGCGGCGCTGTTGTCGGTCCTGCTCTCGCTGGACGGGCTGTTCCGCAGTGATTTCGAAGATGGCTCGCTGGAGCAGTGGGTCCTTTCGTCGCACCCGCTGCCACTTCTGGTCTTGGCCAAGGTGCTGGCACACTGGCTTTTCTCCGGTCTGGCACTGGTTCTGCTCTCACCGCTGCTGGCGTTGATGCTCGGTTTGCCTGCCGCCTGTCTGCCGGTTTTGCTGCTTTCGTTACTGCTGGGAACACCGGTGCTGAGCTTGCTCGGCGCGGTGGGCGCGGCGCTGACGGTCGGTTTGAAGCGTGGCGGCCTGTTGCTGGCGTTGCTGATTCTGCCGTTGTACATCCCGGTGTTGATCCTTGGCAGTGGCGCCTTGCAGGCCGCCTTGCAAGGCATGCCGGCGACCGGGTATCTGCTGTGGCTGGGTAGCCTGACCGCCCTGGCGATCACCCTGACACCTTTTGCAATAGCGGCTGGCCTGAAGATCAGCGTCGGCGAATAA
- the ccmA gene encoding cytochrome c biogenesis heme-transporting ATPase CcmA, with amino-acid sequence MTSPVLQTVALACERDLRLLFENLELRLASGDMVQISGPNGSGKTSLLRLLSGLMQPTAGQVLLNGQPLTEQRSELARNLLWIGHAAGIKDLLTPEENLSWLCALHHPAEREAIWQALAAVGLRGFEDVPCHSLSAGQQRRVALARLYLDSPPLWILDEPFTALDKQGVAQLEEHLAGHCERGGLVVLTTHHTLSRMPAGYRDIDLGNWAV; translated from the coding sequence TTGACCAGTCCTGTCCTGCAAACCGTTGCCCTCGCGTGTGAACGTGATCTGCGGCTGCTCTTCGAAAATCTCGAATTGAGACTGGCCAGTGGCGATATGGTGCAGATCAGCGGCCCCAACGGCAGCGGTAAAACCAGCCTGTTACGCCTGCTGTCCGGGTTGATGCAGCCGACCGCCGGGCAAGTCCTGCTCAATGGCCAGCCGCTGACCGAACAACGCAGCGAACTCGCACGCAACCTGCTGTGGATCGGCCACGCCGCCGGGATCAAGGATTTGCTGACCCCGGAAGAAAACCTCTCCTGGCTCTGCGCCTTGCATCATCCCGCCGAACGCGAGGCCATCTGGCAAGCGCTGGCAGCTGTAGGATTGCGCGGCTTCGAAGATGTTCCTTGCCATAGTCTGTCCGCCGGTCAGCAACGCCGCGTGGCGCTGGCGCGGTTGTATCTGGACAGCCCGCCGCTGTGGATTCTCGATGAGCCGTTTACCGCGCTGGACAAGCAGGGCGTGGCGCAACTTGAAGAACATCTGGCCGGGCACTGCGAACGCGGTGGCCTGGTGGTGTTGACCACGCACCACACGCTGAGCCGGATGCCGGCCGGTTATCGCGACATCGATCTGGGGAACTGGGCAGTATGA
- a CDS encoding flagellar hook-length control protein FliK, with protein sequence MTGEMNILPLPPTTPATVRPQVGELLKLLTPVEGLIGAGQSAKAEVLSLKQADQTFQLLLKVTVDGGRQTTVQATSNLPLPQGTSLAITQPSAGNLAITVQQTIASSVAALTRIDTAQLPVGTLLQGKVLTSQALPQTTGQAAVFRSLVTLLNTAQSGSTLTIDSPQPLRIGTLLSALVEDAQNLKFLPMSSRQEQLAVSQQLVGQQSRQASLTGLLNALQNLPSDSDQTSQDLRAVVDKLLASLPDVQQLSTAKGVALALANSGAFLEAKLLTGQNPTLAPDMKADLLKLIAQLTPGLPSSTSFNAIIAANTLAQALPSFVRNALGMLGQVSAKPVPSSFPLPERLLQSLDGEGDLEQLLRLAAAAVSRLQSHQLSSLEQTGVTDDGRLLSTWQLEIPMRNLQDIVPLQVKFQREEAPEREPQPNERRDEREPKQQLWRIDLAFDMEPLGPMQIQAQLIAGSLSSQLWAERPYTADLIGNNLFALRQRLLDRGLNVGDIDCHLGTPPQGNQTRLEHRWVDETA encoded by the coding sequence ATGACAGGCGAAATGAACATCCTCCCGCTCCCGCCCACCACCCCGGCGACCGTTCGCCCGCAGGTCGGTGAGCTGCTCAAGCTGCTGACCCCGGTCGAAGGCCTGATCGGCGCCGGGCAAAGCGCCAAGGCCGAGGTGTTATCGCTCAAGCAGGCGGACCAGACCTTTCAGTTATTGCTCAAGGTGACCGTCGATGGCGGCCGCCAGACCACCGTGCAGGCGACCAGCAATCTGCCGCTGCCGCAAGGCACCAGTCTGGCGATCACTCAGCCATCGGCGGGCAACCTGGCGATTACCGTGCAGCAGACGATTGCCAGCAGCGTCGCCGCCCTCACCCGCATCGACACCGCACAATTGCCGGTCGGTACGCTGCTGCAAGGCAAGGTGCTGACCTCGCAGGCGCTGCCGCAGACGACGGGGCAAGCGGCGGTATTCCGTTCGCTGGTCACTCTGCTCAACACCGCACAGAGCGGCAGCACACTGACCATCGACAGCCCGCAGCCACTACGCATCGGCACCCTGCTTTCGGCGCTGGTGGAAGACGCTCAAAACCTCAAGTTCCTGCCGATGAGCAGCCGCCAGGAACAACTCGCCGTGAGTCAGCAACTGGTTGGCCAGCAAAGTCGTCAGGCGTCCCTGACGGGGTTACTGAACGCGTTGCAAAATCTGCCGAGCGATAGCGATCAGACATCGCAGGATTTGCGCGCCGTGGTCGACAAACTGCTCGCCAGCCTGCCGGACGTGCAACAACTGAGCACCGCCAAGGGCGTGGCACTGGCGCTGGCCAACAGCGGCGCGTTCCTCGAAGCCAAACTGTTGACCGGCCAGAACCCGACGCTGGCTCCGGACATGAAGGCCGACCTGCTCAAGCTGATCGCACAACTGACCCCGGGCCTGCCGAGCAGCACCAGTTTCAACGCGATCATCGCCGCCAACACCCTGGCGCAAGCGCTGCCGAGTTTCGTCCGCAACGCCCTCGGCATGCTCGGCCAGGTCAGCGCGAAACCGGTACCGAGCAGCTTCCCGCTGCCCGAACGCCTGCTGCAAAGTCTGGACGGCGAAGGCGATCTGGAACAGTTGTTGCGCCTCGCCGCCGCTGCGGTATCGCGCCTGCAAAGCCACCAACTGTCGAGTCTTGAACAGACCGGCGTTACCGACGATGGGCGTCTGCTCAGCACCTGGCAGTTGGAAATCCCCATGCGCAACCTGCAAGACATCGTGCCGTTGCAGGTCAAGTTCCAGCGTGAAGAAGCGCCAGAGCGAGAGCCGCAACCGAACGAACGTCGTGATGAGCGCGAGCCCAAACAGCAACTGTGGCGCATCGATCTGGCATTCGACATGGAGCCGCTCGGGCCGATGCAGATTCAGGCGCAGTTGATCGCTGGCAGCCTGTCCAGCCAACTGTGGGCCGAACGGCCGTACACCGCCGATCTGATCGGCAACAACCTGTTCGCCCTGCGCCAGCGCCTGCTCGATCGCGGGCTCAACGTCGGCGACATCGACTGCCACCTCGGCACCCCGCCGCAGGGCAACCAAACCCGTCTCGAACACCGCTGGGTCGACGAAACCGCATGA
- a CDS encoding EscU/YscU/HrcU family type III secretion system export apparatus switch protein, with protein MNDSTAPRQAIALKYDGNHAPTLTAKGDDELAEEILRIARDCEVPIYENAELVRLLARMELGDSIPEELYRTIAEIIAFAWNLKGKFPEGQDPNAPMVEKDVTDRGDDY; from the coding sequence ATGAACGATTCCACTGCCCCACGCCAGGCCATCGCCCTCAAATACGACGGCAACCACGCCCCGACCCTCACCGCCAAAGGTGATGACGAACTGGCCGAAGAAATCCTGCGCATCGCTCGCGATTGCGAAGTGCCGATTTACGAGAATGCCGAATTGGTGCGGCTGTTGGCGCGGATGGAATTGGGCGACAGCATTCCCGAGGAGCTGTATCGCACCATCGCCGAAATCATCGCGTTTGCGTGGAATCTGAAGGGCAAATTCCCTGAGGGGCAGGACCCGAATGCGCCGATGGTCGAGAAGGACGTCACCGATCGCGGGGATGATTACTGA
- a CDS encoding DUF2802 domain-containing protein — translation MILEVAVIVLFLFWAGTLAMFLAYIKAQRVIAAQQAQGDALRDQRIKDLAKRVDDYQNGNVRMGEALHELRAVVSPLPDKIVQLEQRDPSSLSFAQAAKLVGMGASVDELTQSCGLTQAEAELMRKLHKN, via the coding sequence TTGATTCTCGAAGTCGCGGTCATTGTCCTGTTCCTCTTCTGGGCAGGCACGCTGGCAATGTTTCTGGCGTACATCAAGGCGCAGCGGGTGATCGCTGCGCAACAGGCTCAGGGCGATGCGCTGCGTGATCAGCGCATCAAGGACCTGGCCAAGCGTGTCGACGATTACCAGAACGGCAACGTGCGTATGGGCGAAGCCCTGCACGAGCTGCGCGCGGTAGTCAGTCCGTTGCCGGACAAAATCGTTCAGCTGGAACAGCGCGACCCGTCGAGCCTGTCATTCGCCCAAGCGGCGAAACTGGTGGGGATGGGCGCCAGCGTCGATGAACTGACTCAGTCCTGCGGGTTGACCCAGGCTGAGGCGGAGTTGATGCGCAAACTTCACAAGAACTGA
- a CDS encoding chemotaxis protein CheW has translation MSSQATNAKGSEDPILQWVTFKLDNETYGINVMRVQEVLRYTEIAPVPGAPSYVLGIINLRGNVVTVIDTRQRFGLNSGEISDNTRIVIIEADKQVVGIMVDSVAEVVYLRQSEIETAPNVGNEESAKFIQGVCNKNNELLILVELDKMMSEEEWSDLENI, from the coding sequence ATGAGTAGTCAGGCGACGAATGCAAAAGGTTCTGAAGATCCGATCCTGCAATGGGTAACCTTCAAACTGGACAACGAAACCTACGGCATCAACGTGATGCGCGTTCAGGAAGTACTGCGCTACACCGAAATCGCTCCGGTGCCGGGCGCGCCAAGCTACGTGCTGGGCATCATCAACCTGCGCGGTAACGTGGTTACCGTGATCGACACCCGTCAGCGCTTCGGCCTGAACAGCGGCGAGATCAGCGACAACACCCGTATCGTCATCATCGAAGCCGACAAGCAAGTCGTCGGCATCATGGTCGACAGCGTGGCCGAAGTGGTTTACCTGCGTCAGTCGGAAATCGAGACGGCGCCGAACGTCGGCAACGAAGAGTCGGCCAAGTTCATCCAGGGCGTGTGCAACAAGAACAACGAGTTGCTGATCCTGGTCGAGCTGGACAAGATGATGAGCGAAGAAGAATGGTCGGATCTGGAGAACATCTGA
- a CDS encoding CheW domain-containing protein produces the protein MNRPVKLTSRPQLALQSYLDNLLLEMPEELPPVIEAQPEVVESSEALDEFQAAVLEEQARDAQKAARPAAPVAAPAAAAVTKAPLALIEEAEPVRAQVSTLAPLLQTQLLKTAPEPAVVEPAPAPAPVAPAPVEQTLVPPLVEVHLPPNNTPPPVETDGRPAWASEAFECLLFDVAGLTLAVPLVCLGSIYSLAGHELTPLFGQPEWFLGILPSQAGNLKVLDTARWVMPDRYRDDFRQGLQYVISVQGYEWGLAVHQVSRSLRLDPNEIKWRSHRGQRPWLAGTVIEHMCALLDVSALAELIASGGAKHLSGHKPLHKPT, from the coding sequence ATGAACCGCCCAGTCAAGCTCACATCGCGTCCGCAATTGGCGCTGCAGTCTTATCTGGATAATTTGCTGCTGGAAATGCCTGAAGAGCTGCCGCCGGTCATTGAGGCGCAGCCTGAAGTTGTGGAAAGCAGCGAGGCGCTGGACGAGTTCCAGGCTGCAGTGCTGGAAGAGCAGGCGCGTGATGCGCAGAAGGCTGCCCGGCCTGCTGCGCCGGTTGCCGCGCCTGCCGCCGCAGCGGTGACCAAGGCACCGCTGGCATTGATCGAAGAAGCCGAGCCGGTTCGCGCGCAGGTCTCGACACTGGCACCGCTGCTGCAAACCCAACTGCTGAAAACCGCGCCGGAACCGGCCGTGGTCGAACCGGCTCCAGCACCTGCTCCAGTTGCACCCGCACCCGTCGAGCAGACGCTGGTGCCGCCGCTGGTCGAAGTGCATCTGCCGCCGAACAACACGCCGCCACCGGTGGAAACCGATGGTCGCCCGGCCTGGGCCTCGGAAGCCTTCGAATGCCTGCTGTTCGATGTCGCTGGCCTGACGCTGGCGGTGCCGCTGGTGTGCCTCGGCTCGATCTATTCGCTGGCCGGCCACGAGCTGACGCCGTTATTCGGTCAGCCGGAATGGTTCCTCGGGATCCTGCCGAGCCAGGCCGGCAACCTGAAAGTGTTGGACACCGCGCGCTGGGTCATGCCGGATCGCTATCGCGATGACTTCCGTCAGGGCTTGCAGTACGTGATTTCGGTACAAGGTTACGAGTGGGGGCTGGCGGTGCATCAGGTCAGCCGCTCGTTGCGTCTGGACCCGAATGAAATCAAATGGAGAAGTCACCGGGGTCAGCGGCCATGGCTCGCCGGCACCGTGATTGAGCACATGTGTGCATTGCTTGACGTTTCCGCACTGGCCGAGTTGATCGCCAGCGGTGGGGCAAAGCACCTCAGCGGCCACAAACCGCTACATAAACCGACATAG
- a CDS encoding ParA family protein, which yields MRVWAVANQKGGVGKTTSSIALAGLLAEAGKRVVVVDLDPHGSMTSYFGYDPDSLEHSNYDLFLHKGSVPQGLPGQLLLSTSDERISLLPSSTALATLERQSPGQSGLGLVIAKSLAQLWQDFDYAVIDSPPLLGVLMVNALAASQQLVIPVQTEHLAVKGLERMVNTLAMINRSRKQALPFSIVPTLFDRRTQASMHTLRVLRDKFPDEIWQGYIPVDTRLRDASRAGVTPSQFDGKSRGVLAYRALLKHLLAQQLVPQVA from the coding sequence ATGAGAGTCTGGGCAGTCGCCAATCAAAAGGGTGGTGTCGGTAAAACCACATCTTCCATCGCTTTAGCCGGATTGCTGGCCGAGGCGGGCAAGCGCGTGGTTGTGGTCGATCTCGACCCGCACGGCTCGATGACCAGCTATTTCGGCTACGATCCCGACAGCCTGGAACACAGCAACTACGATCTGTTTCTGCACAAGGGCAGCGTGCCGCAAGGCCTGCCGGGGCAGTTGCTTTTGTCGACCAGCGATGAACGTATTTCCCTGCTGCCATCGAGCACCGCACTCGCGACCCTTGAGCGTCAGTCGCCGGGGCAGAGTGGTTTGGGCCTGGTGATCGCCAAGAGTCTGGCGCAGCTGTGGCAGGACTTCGATTACGCGGTGATCGACAGCCCGCCGTTGCTCGGCGTGCTGATGGTCAACGCCCTCGCGGCGAGCCAGCAACTGGTAATCCCGGTGCAGACCGAGCATCTGGCCGTCAAAGGTCTGGAGCGCATGGTCAACACCCTGGCGATGATCAACCGCTCGCGCAAACAGGCGCTGCCGTTCAGCATCGTGCCGACCTTGTTCGATCGCCGCACACAAGCATCGATGCATACCTTGCGCGTGCTGCGTGACAAATTTCCCGACGAGATCTGGCAGGGTTACATCCCGGTCGATACCCGTCTGCGCGATGCCAGCCGAGCCGGTGTCACGCCTTCGCAATTCGACGGCAAGAGCCGTGGCGTGCTGGCGTATCGCGCGCTGCTCAAGCACCTGTTGGCGCAACAACTTGTTCCGCAGGTGGCTTGA